One Ignavibacteria bacterium DNA segment encodes these proteins:
- a CDS encoding HEPN domain-containing protein, giving the protein MDEAIRDLANYRLEKAFEELKNSAMMIESGSFSKSLNCSYYVIFHATRDLLAFDKFDSRKHSGIISFFINKYIKSKLIDEELAKIIMGAQNYRIKSDHLDFFIVSKSESIEQYENAKRFVDSLAELINEKLRD; this is encoded by the coding sequence ATGGATGAAGCAATAAGAGACCTTGCAAATTATCGATTAGAAAAAGCATTTGAAGAATTAAAAAATTCTGCAATGATGATTGAATCGGGGAGTTTTTCAAAGTCGCTTAACTGTAGTTACTATGTAATTTTCCACGCAACGAGAGACCTTCTTGCTTTCGATAAATTTGATTCAAGAAAGCATTCAGGGATAATATCTTTCTTCATAAATAAGTACATAAAGTCAAAACTTATTGACGAAGAACTTGCTAAGATAATTATGGGAGCACAAAATTATAGAATTAAAAGTGATCATTTAGATTTTTTTATTGTTTCGAAAAGTGAATCAATTGAACAATACGAAAATGCGAAACGTTTCGTAGATAGTCTTGCTGAATTAATTAATGAAAAGCTAAGAGATTAA
- the ruvB gene encoding Holliday junction branch migration DNA helicase RuvB, translating into MRKSENTAPMRNKDDAELEKNLRPLTFDEFVGQKKIVDNLKVFIQAALIREEALDHVLLTGPPGLGKTTLAHIIANQLGVKIKVTSGPVLEKPGDLAGILTNLEEKSVLFIDEIHRLSPVVEEYLYSAMEDYKIDIMIDSGPNARTVQIKLPKYTLIGATTRAGLLTSPLRDRFGINSRLDYYESENLFSIINRSAGILNIEIDKDASFEIAKRSRGTPRIANRLLKRTRDFADVESKKVISIDISKKALSMLDVDEFGLDEMDKEILRTIILKYKGGPVGLNTISVSVNEDPGTIEEVYEPFLIQQGFIKRTPRGRESTDSALKILNINKAKPESSLF; encoded by the coding sequence ATGCGTAAATCAGAAAATACTGCACCAATGCGAAACAAGGATGATGCTGAGTTAGAAAAAAATCTTAGGCCACTGACTTTTGATGAGTTCGTAGGACAGAAAAAAATTGTCGATAATTTAAAAGTTTTTATTCAAGCCGCATTAATTAGAGAAGAAGCTTTAGACCATGTTTTACTAACAGGCCCTCCGGGACTTGGAAAAACAACTTTAGCTCACATTATTGCAAATCAGCTTGGAGTGAAAATAAAAGTAACTTCCGGACCAGTATTAGAAAAACCTGGCGACCTAGCTGGAATTCTTACCAACCTCGAAGAGAAATCTGTTTTATTTATAGATGAAATCCATCGCTTAAGTCCAGTGGTTGAAGAATATCTTTACTCTGCAATGGAAGATTACAAGATCGATATAATGATTGATTCCGGTCCAAATGCAAGAACTGTTCAAATAAAACTCCCGAAATATACTCTGATTGGAGCAACGACTCGCGCAGGACTTTTAACCTCGCCTCTTCGCGATCGATTCGGAATAAATTCTCGATTAGATTATTATGAGTCGGAAAATCTTTTCTCCATTATAAATCGTTCAGCAGGAATTTTAAATATTGAAATTGATAAAGACGCTTCATTTGAAATTGCAAAACGATCCCGCGGTACTCCAAGAATTGCAAATCGTCTTTTGAAACGCACAAGAGACTTCGCAGATGTAGAGAGTAAAAAAGTGATCAGTATCGACATTTCTAAGAAAGCACTCTCGATGCTCGATGTAGATGAATTCGGACTTGATGAAATGGATAAAGAAATTCTTCGTACAATTATTTTAAAATATAAAGGCGGACCAGTGGGATTGAATACAATCTCAGTCTCTGTGAATGAAGATCCAGGAACAATCGAAGAAGTTTATGAGCCCTTCTTAATTCAGCAAGGATTTATTAAACGCACGCCACGTGGGCGGGAATCAACAGACTCCGCATTAAAAATTTTGAATATCAATAAAGCGAAGCCCGAAAGCAGTCTGTTTTGA
- a CDS encoding 3-deoxy-8-phosphooctulonate synthase, which translates to MRTVQCKDILIGDNNPFVLIAGPCVVESREMIFSTAKKIREITTRLGIPFIFKSSYKKANRTSVDSFTGIGDDEALKILGEVKKQFNLPILTDVHTVEEISAAADIVDVLQIPAFLCRQTELLIAAGKTGKVINVKKGQFLAPSDMKFAANKIESTQNEKILFTERGTTFGYNNLVVDMRSLVIMRELSYPVIMDATHSVQIPSLGGKSGGASQFIPYLSRAAAAVGIDGLFLETHPDPKTALSDAESQLPLKELEQLLISVQKIDQLIKEK; encoded by the coding sequence ATGAGAACAGTTCAGTGTAAAGACATTCTGATAGGGGATAACAATCCATTCGTTCTAATTGCAGGTCCTTGTGTCGTCGAATCGAGAGAAATGATTTTTTCTACCGCCAAAAAAATACGAGAAATTACTACAAGACTTGGAATTCCCTTTATCTTTAAATCCTCATATAAAAAAGCAAATCGCACTTCGGTCGATTCGTTTACTGGTATTGGCGACGATGAAGCGTTGAAAATTTTAGGTGAAGTTAAAAAGCAATTTAATCTTCCAATTCTTACAGATGTTCACACAGTTGAAGAAATATCAGCCGCTGCAGACATAGTAGATGTTCTACAAATTCCAGCATTCCTTTGCAGACAAACGGAACTCCTAATTGCCGCAGGAAAAACAGGAAAAGTTATTAATGTAAAAAAAGGACAATTTCTTGCACCGAGTGATATGAAATTTGCAGCAAATAAAATTGAATCAACTCAAAACGAAAAAATTCTCTTCACCGAAAGAGGAACGACGTTTGGTTATAATAACTTAGTTGTTGATATGCGCTCACTCGTAATTATGAGAGAACTTAGTTATCCTGTAATAATGGATGCAACTCATTCGGTACAAATTCCAAGCTTGGGAGGAAAATCTGGTGGAGCTTCTCAATTTATTCCATATTTATCGCGTGCCGCAGCAGCAGTTGGAATAGATGGACTGTTCCTTGAAACGCATCCCGATCCTAAAACTGCGTTGAGCGATGCTGAATCGCAGCTTCCTCTGAAAGAATTGGAGCAACTTTTAATTTCAGTTCAGAAAATTGATCAATTGATTAAAGAAAAATGA
- a CDS encoding HAD-IIIA family hydrolase, with protein MKKEVKEKLKKIKMLILDVDGVLTDGSIVYSSGGEEVKTFNVHDGYGIEKLHHEGIKVGIITGRNSAIVEKRAKDLKITDVAQGTIDKIPPAESFAKKYKFSLDNIAFMGDDLFDIPLLQKVGLSAAPKNARKEVKRIVHIVTKHEGGKGAVRELIDMILDAQFTIKKD; from the coding sequence ATGAAAAAAGAAGTAAAAGAGAAATTAAAAAAAATTAAAATGCTAATTCTTGACGTCGATGGTGTGCTGACGGATGGAAGTATTGTTTATTCTTCCGGCGGAGAGGAAGTGAAAACTTTCAACGTTCACGATGGATACGGGATTGAAAAGCTCCATCACGAAGGAATTAAAGTCGGAATAATCACCGGACGAAACTCGGCAATAGTGGAAAAGCGGGCGAAGGATTTAAAAATTACTGACGTAGCTCAAGGAACTATAGATAAAATTCCACCAGCCGAGTCGTTTGCTAAGAAATATAAATTCTCATTAGACAATATTGCATTTATGGGAGATGACCTGTTTGATATACCGCTTCTGCAAAAAGTTGGCTTGAGCGCCGCACCTAAGAATGCAAGAAAGGAAGTGAAACGAATTGTTCATATTGTTACAAAGCACGAAGGGGGAAAGGGAGCAGTTCGGGAATTAATTGATATGATTCTGGACGCTCAGTTCACTATAAAAAAAGATTGA
- a CDS encoding KpsF/GutQ family sugar-phosphate isomerase, which produces MNKKEIITNGKHVIKIESDAIHNLLNKIDDSFSKAVELILNSNGRVIISGVGKSGIIARKIVATFNSTGTSALFMHPSDAIHGDLGMVRKEDVVILISKSGSTQEIVRILPILKRIGTKIIAMVGDTKALLAKESDVVLDVSVKEEACPFDLAPTSSSTATLVMGDALAISLLKANNFSAEEFAFYHPGGNLGKRLTLKVDEIMTKGNDVPIVSENTPLHAAILEMTTKRLGATCVVNANGVLIGIITDGDLRRAIEKRENLLNLKAIDLMGDSPKIIDKDALASVAIQMMETYKITQLVIVDDVKKPVGMVHLHDLVNLGFIPR; this is translated from the coding sequence ATGAATAAAAAAGAAATAATCACCAACGGAAAACATGTAATTAAAATTGAATCGGATGCAATTCATAATCTATTAAACAAAATTGATGATAGTTTTTCTAAAGCAGTTGAGTTGATCTTGAATTCAAATGGGAGAGTGATAATATCAGGCGTTGGGAAATCTGGGATCATTGCGCGTAAAATTGTTGCAACATTTAATTCCACTGGAACATCTGCACTATTTATGCATCCGAGCGATGCTATTCATGGCGATCTTGGAATGGTACGAAAGGAAGATGTAGTTATTCTAATTTCAAAGAGCGGAAGCACTCAGGAAATTGTCCGCATACTGCCAATACTAAAAAGAATTGGCACAAAAATTATTGCAATGGTTGGCGATACTAAAGCTCTTCTTGCGAAAGAATCCGATGTTGTACTCGATGTTTCCGTGAAAGAAGAAGCATGTCCTTTTGATCTTGCTCCGACTTCATCATCAACCGCAACGCTTGTAATGGGAGATGCTCTTGCAATTTCTCTACTTAAAGCGAATAATTTCTCAGCTGAAGAATTTGCATTTTACCATCCAGGAGGTAATTTAGGTAAGAGATTGACACTCAAAGTCGATGAAATTATGACAAAAGGAAATGATGTTCCGATTGTAAGTGAAAATACTCCTCTCCACGCCGCAATTTTAGAGATGACAACAAAAAGACTCGGCGCAACATGTGTGGTTAATGCTAACGGCGTTTTAATTGGAATTATAACTGACGGAGATTTAAGACGCGCAATAGAAAAAAGAGAAAATTTATTAAATCTTAAAGCAATAGATCTGATGGGCGACTCACCAAAAATTATTGATAAAGACGCACTGGCTTCTGTTGCTATTCAAATGATGGAGACCTACAAAATCACGCAGCTTGTAATTGTTGATGATGTTAAAAAACCAGTTGGTATGGTACATCTTCATGATCTTGTAAACCTCGGTTTCATTCCAAGATGA
- the lptC gene encoding LPS export ABC transporter periplasmic protein LptC, whose amino-acid sequence MLSEAKHLKNSKNCNIRFFTSFRMTVLRNFSKRLIFTIILPVFFFSFFLLFINSCSDEKVKPTSINIDLKEIPDQESWNSRVVFSDSGSTRAILNVGHVRVFQFRNETLLDKNLQIDFFDREQNHTSILTADSGRVDDATNDLFAFGNVVVRSDSGVVLQTEELIWKQATKKITTEKFVTITSPTEQIQGYGFESDQSMKNYVIFRVSGRIETRE is encoded by the coding sequence ATGTTGAGCGAAGCGAAACATCTAAAAAACTCTAAAAACTGCAACATTAGATTCTTCACTTCGTTCAGAATGACTGTTTTGCGTAACTTCAGTAAGAGATTAATTTTCACAATAATTTTACCGGTATTTTTCTTTTCATTTTTTCTTCTCTTTATTAATTCATGCAGTGATGAAAAAGTCAAACCGACTTCAATCAATATTGATTTAAAAGAAATTCCGGATCAAGAAAGTTGGAATTCACGAGTCGTTTTTTCTGATTCTGGTTCAACTAGAGCAATTCTGAACGTTGGGCATGTCAGAGTGTTTCAATTTCGAAACGAAACCTTACTAGATAAAAATTTGCAAATAGATTTTTTTGACCGCGAACAAAATCATACAAGTATTTTAACTGCAGACAGCGGCAGAGTCGACGATGCTACTAACGATCTTTTTGCTTTTGGAAATGTTGTAGTACGTTCGGACAGCGGAGTTGTACTTCAGACCGAAGAATTAATCTGGAAACAAGCAACTAAAAAAATTACAACTGAAAAATTTGTTACAATAACATCACCCACTGAGCAAATACAAGGATATGGATTTGAATCTGATCAAAGCATGAAAAACTATGTTATCTTTCGTGTGAGTGGAAGAATAGAAACGAGAGAATGA
- a CDS encoding four helix bundle protein, whose translation MENDDFRKMHVWQSAFDLIIEIYRITKDFPSDEKFGIVSDMRRAANSIAHNIAEGYGRYEPKDKNRFYKISRGSCYELISQALVSKELDYISDKKVCESLIKMSKEIIKELNSIMKTLDSNI comes from the coding sequence ATGGAAAATGATGATTTTAGGAAAATGCATGTTTGGCAGTCAGCTTTTGATTTAATAATTGAAATTTATAGGATTACGAAAGATTTTCCGTCTGATGAGAAATTTGGGATTGTTTCGGATATGCGGAGAGCAGCGAATTCAATTGCCCATAATATTGCCGAAGGTTACGGACGATATGAACCGAAAGATAAAAATAGATTTTATAAAATTTCCCGAGGAAGTTGCTACGAACTTATAAGTCAAGCTTTGGTATCAAAAGAATTAGATTATATATCAGATAAAAAAGTGTGTGAAAGTTTAATTAAAATGTCGAAAGAAATTATTAAAGAACTTAATTCAATCATGAAAACACTTGATTCTAATATTTAA
- the lptB gene encoding LPS export ABC transporter ATP-binding protein: protein MHKDILRGENLIKRYRKRTVVQNASLDVTQGEIVGLLGPNGAGKTTTFYMVVGMIKPNGGKVFFNDLEITQLPMYKRARLGIGYLPQEASVFRRLSVEDNIMAVLEFMKLSSAERKERRDRLIEDLGLTHIRKTKGFQLSGGERRRTEIARALATEPKFILLDEPFAGIDPIAVEDIMQLVANLKNRGIGVLITDHNVHETLSIVDRAYILIEGEIFRSGSSDFLANDELVRKLYLGEKFKLDRYE from the coding sequence ATGCATAAAGATATACTTCGCGGAGAAAACTTAATAAAACGCTACAGAAAAAGAACTGTTGTTCAAAACGCTTCTTTGGATGTAACTCAGGGTGAAATCGTTGGCTTGCTTGGACCGAATGGTGCAGGAAAAACTACAACATTTTATATGGTTGTTGGAATGATCAAGCCAAACGGCGGAAAAGTTTTCTTTAACGATCTTGAAATCACCCAGCTTCCAATGTACAAACGTGCCCGCCTTGGAATCGGATATTTGCCCCAAGAAGCTTCTGTTTTTAGAAGGCTTTCGGTTGAAGATAATATAATGGCAGTGCTTGAGTTCATGAAATTAAGTTCCGCCGAGAGAAAAGAACGAAGAGATAGATTAATAGAGGATCTTGGACTTACGCATATCCGTAAGACGAAAGGTTTTCAACTATCCGGCGGAGAGAGAAGAAGAACTGAAATTGCACGTGCACTTGCAACCGAGCCGAAATTTATTTTGCTTGATGAACCTTTCGCCGGCATTGATCCAATCGCAGTCGAAGATATTATGCAGCTTGTAGCAAATCTAAAAAACCGCGGAATCGGAGTGTTAATCACCGACCACAACGTTCACGAAACGCTATCAATCGTCGATCGTGCATACATTCTTATTGAAGGGGAAATTTTCAGAAGCGGGAGTTCGGATTTTCTTGCTAACGATGAACTCGTTCGAAAACTTTATTTGGGCGAAAAGTTTAAGCTGGATAGGTATGAATAG
- the panB gene encoding 3-methyl-2-oxobutanoate hydroxymethyltransferase, translating to MSSTSEIRRVTTRRIIELKKAKEKVAALTAYDFLIARLCDRAGIDMILVGDSVGNVFQGHETTLPVTLDDMIYHTKAVQHGVKRAMIVVDMPFMSYQTNPDEAFRNAGRIMKETDAGAVKLEGGAIIAETVAKLTANGIPVLAHIGLTPQSIHRFGGYQPRGRDTEEAAQLVKDAKILEDAGAFAIVIEKIPALLAKKITQSVNVPTIGIGAGRYVDGQILVVYDMLGLLEEFNPRFVRRYLNLSQTICDAFAKYVEDTKSGAFPNEKESY from the coding sequence ATGAGCAGCACAAGTGAAATTCGCAGAGTAACAACCCGACGTATCATTGAATTGAAAAAGGCAAAAGAAAAAGTCGCGGCTTTGACAGCTTACGATTTTTTAATCGCCCGCCTCTGCGATAGAGCAGGAATTGATATGATCTTAGTGGGTGATTCGGTTGGAAATGTTTTTCAAGGACACGAAACAACTCTTCCTGTAACTCTCGACGATATGATCTATCACACAAAAGCAGTGCAGCATGGTGTAAAACGTGCAATGATAGTTGTCGATATGCCGTTCATGAGCTATCAAACCAATCCAGATGAAGCTTTCAGAAATGCCGGGAGAATAATGAAAGAAACCGACGCCGGTGCCGTTAAGCTTGAAGGTGGGGCAATTATCGCAGAGACGGTTGCAAAACTAACCGCAAACGGAATTCCAGTATTGGCTCACATCGGATTAACCCCGCAATCTATCCATCGTTTCGGTGGTTATCAGCCAAGAGGAAGAGACACAGAAGAAGCCGCACAATTAGTGAAAGACGCAAAAATACTTGAAGACGCCGGCGCTTTCGCAATTGTTATTGAAAAAATCCCAGCTCTGCTTGCAAAAAAAATTACTCAATCAGTAAACGTACCGACAATTGGAATCGGTGCTGGCAGATATGTGGATGGGCAAATTCTTGTTGTGTACGATATGCTTGGACTTCTCGAAGAATTTAACCCCCGTTTTGTAAGACGATATTTAAATCTTTCTCAAACAATCTGCGATGCTTTCGCAAAATATGTTGAAGACACAAAATCAGGCGCATTTCCGAACGAGAAGGAAAGTTATTAG
- the lpxA gene encoding acyl-ACP--UDP-N-acetylglucosamine O-acyltransferase: MSKIHPTSIVSTKAEIADDVEIGPFCVIDEDVKIGTGTILLSHITIYKHARIGNNNKIFPGSVIAAVPQDLKFKDEFTEVFIGDNNTIRECVTISRATSATKKTIIGGGCLLMAYAHVAHDCIVEDNCIIANGTQLAGHVHAEEFVIIGGLVGIHQFTRIGKHSMIGACSKIVKDVLPFALYSGNPLSYEGLNKIGLRRRGFSEESIAELKKAFGFIHNPAYNTTQAVNKINADVSLTKEVEHLLNFIKNSRRGVTK; the protein is encoded by the coding sequence ATGTCAAAGATCCATCCAACTTCCATTGTAAGTACAAAAGCTGAGATTGCGGACGACGTTGAAATCGGTCCATTTTGTGTTATCGATGAAGATGTAAAAATTGGAACTGGCACAATACTCTTAAGCCACATTACTATTTACAAACATGCTCGTATTGGTAATAACAACAAAATTTTTCCAGGTAGTGTAATTGCCGCTGTTCCTCAAGATTTAAAATTTAAAGACGAGTTCACAGAAGTATTTATCGGCGATAATAATACAATTCGTGAATGTGTTACTATAAGCCGCGCAACAAGTGCAACAAAGAAAACGATAATTGGAGGCGGATGCCTCTTGATGGCTTACGCACACGTTGCTCACGATTGTATTGTAGAAGACAATTGCATAATCGCTAACGGAACACAATTAGCTGGTCATGTTCATGCAGAAGAGTTTGTGATAATTGGCGGCTTAGTCGGTATTCATCAATTTACTCGTATCGGCAAGCACAGCATGATTGGTGCATGCTCAAAAATTGTTAAAGATGTTCTGCCCTTCGCTCTTTATTCAGGAAATCCCCTTTCATATGAAGGATTGAACAAAATTGGATTACGAAGAAGAGGATTTTCCGAAGAATCAATCGCCGAATTAAAAAAAGCCTTTGGTTTTATTCACAATCCGGCATACAACACAACACAAGCCGTGAATAAAATAAATGCTGATGTTAGTTTAACAAAAGAAGTTGAACACCTGCTTAATTTCATCAAGAACAGCAGGCGCGGTGTTACAAAGTGA
- a CDS encoding bifunctional UDP-3-O-[3-hydroxymyristoyl] N-acetylglucosamine deacetylase/3-hydroxyacyl-ACP dehydratase, whose translation MVEQQCTIKKSVSLSGVGIHTGTECTMTFNPAPENYGIRFIRVDLGGSPEIPAIVDNVVDISRGTTLAIGEAKVHTVEHVLSAVYGLKIDNIRIELDGIEPPIGDGSSRMYVDSLLEAGIEKQNSPKDYLVIDQTVMYQDEQRGVDIVALPLDDFRVSVMIDYHNPALGSQHSSLFSLEKEFIEEYSASRTFCFLSEVEQLVNQNLIQGGDIDNAIVIVDKEMEQKELDSLLQNLKLSKNVILGDNGILNNEKLRFKNEPARHKVLDLIGDLALIGAPLKAQILAARPGHKANVEFARQIRKLYQQKKLEKKYQFVKKEGVIFDANAILRILPHRYPFVMVDKIVELKMGERVVGVKSVTINEQFFTGHFPGQMVMPGILILEALAQSGGILLLNSIDDFENNLVYFMAINNAKFRKPVVPGDQLILEVDLVNQRSKTFMMKGRALVDGNVVAEADFMAAVVPKEQKK comes from the coding sequence ATGGTAGAACAGCAATGTACAATTAAAAAATCGGTGTCGTTATCAGGTGTAGGAATTCATACTGGAACCGAATGCACAATGACATTCAACCCCGCGCCTGAAAATTATGGAATTCGATTTATTCGAGTTGATCTGGGCGGCTCCCCCGAAATTCCTGCAATCGTTGATAATGTGGTTGATATTTCAAGAGGTACGACACTTGCGATCGGCGAAGCAAAAGTCCATACTGTTGAACACGTTCTCTCTGCGGTTTATGGATTGAAGATTGACAATATCAGAATCGAATTAGACGGCATCGAGCCGCCTATAGGAGATGGCAGCTCGCGAATGTATGTCGATTCCCTGCTTGAAGCCGGCATCGAGAAACAAAATTCTCCAAAAGATTATTTAGTAATTGATCAAACCGTTATGTATCAAGACGAGCAAAGAGGTGTTGATATTGTTGCACTTCCATTGGACGACTTTCGAGTTTCGGTGATGATTGATTATCACAATCCGGCACTTGGCAGCCAGCATTCAAGCTTATTCAGTCTAGAAAAAGAATTCATTGAAGAATATTCAGCATCGAGAACATTTTGCTTTCTAAGTGAAGTCGAGCAGCTTGTTAATCAAAATTTGATTCAAGGGGGAGATATCGACAACGCAATTGTAATCGTTGACAAAGAAATGGAACAGAAAGAGCTTGATAGCTTGCTGCAAAACTTAAAGTTAAGCAAGAATGTTATCCTCGGCGATAATGGAATTCTTAACAACGAAAAACTTAGATTCAAAAACGAACCTGCTCGTCATAAAGTACTGGATTTAATTGGCGATTTAGCTTTAATCGGCGCTCCATTAAAAGCTCAGATATTAGCCGCTAGACCAGGGCACAAAGCAAACGTAGAATTCGCCCGTCAGATAAGAAAACTTTATCAGCAGAAAAAACTCGAGAAGAAATACCAATTCGTTAAGAAAGAAGGGGTTATCTTTGATGCGAATGCTATTCTGCGAATTCTTCCCCATCGATATCCTTTTGTTATGGTTGATAAAATTGTTGAATTGAAAATGGGTGAAAGAGTTGTTGGTGTAAAATCGGTTACAATCAATGAACAGTTTTTTACGGGACATTTTCCAGGCCAAATGGTAATGCCTGGAATTTTAATCCTTGAAGCGCTCGCACAATCTGGTGGAATTCTTCTTCTTAATTCTATAGATGATTTTGAGAATAACCTCGTTTACTTTATGGCAATTAACAATGCAAAGTTTAGAAAGCCCGTTGTTCCCGGTGATCAATTAATTCTTGAAGTCGACTTGGTTAATCAACGAAGCAAAACATTCATGATGAAAGGAAGGGCTTTAGTTGATGGTAATGTCGTTGCCGAAGCGGACTTCATGGCAGCGGTAGTTCCCAAAGAACAGAAAAAATAA
- the lpxD gene encoding UDP-3-O-(3-hydroxymyristoyl)glucosamine N-acyltransferase, producing MHLTVKEIAAFVEGKIVGIEDKLISNVAKIEEAKSDDLSFLYQDKFEKYLNENSSFTLLVKKDFTKSFPNLTLIKVGDPYLAFIKIIEKYFVPQVELPPLFDLQKNQPVNFSCGKNFRCGSNVFIGKHCKIGNDVTIFSNVTILDNAEVGDDSIIYPNVTIRERCKIGKRNILHPGVVIGGDGFGYYKNPDKSYRKIPQIGIVVLEDDVEIGSNTAIDRATVGETRIKRGTKLDNLVQVGHNVVLGEDCAVSGQTGFAGSTKVGNRLIAGGQVGFADHLNIEDDVIAMAQSGIANDLKKGKAYFGSPAIEARESMKLNAIIKNLPALRIQVMELQKKVDELTKKLDEQTGK from the coding sequence ATGCACTTAACGGTTAAAGAAATAGCTGCTTTTGTTGAAGGCAAGATTGTCGGAATTGAAGATAAACTTATTTCTAATGTCGCCAAAATTGAAGAAGCCAAATCCGATGATCTTTCTTTCCTGTATCAGGATAAGTTTGAAAAATATCTAAATGAAAATTCTTCTTTCACTTTATTGGTGAAAAAAGATTTCACAAAATCGTTTCCGAATTTAACTCTCATCAAGGTAGGCGATCCTTATCTTGCCTTTATTAAAATAATTGAAAAATATTTTGTCCCACAAGTCGAGCTGCCTCCTCTTTTTGATTTGCAAAAAAATCAACCTGTGAATTTTTCCTGCGGTAAAAATTTCCGTTGCGGCAGTAATGTATTTATAGGCAAGCATTGTAAAATCGGAAATGATGTTACTATCTTTTCGAATGTAACGATTCTAGACAATGCGGAAGTTGGAGATGATTCAATTATCTATCCAAACGTCACGATACGGGAGAGATGTAAAATTGGGAAACGAAATATTCTCCATCCGGGCGTTGTCATCGGCGGCGATGGATTCGGTTATTATAAGAATCCAGATAAAAGTTATAGAAAAATTCCGCAGATCGGAATAGTTGTCTTAGAAGATGACGTCGAGATAGGATCAAATACAGCAATCGATCGAGCAACTGTCGGTGAAACAAGAATCAAGCGGGGAACTAAATTAGATAATCTTGTTCAGGTCGGGCATAACGTAGTTCTTGGAGAAGACTGTGCTGTCTCGGGGCAAACGGGTTTTGCAGGCAGCACGAAAGTCGGCAATAGATTAATTGCCGGTGGGCAAGTCGGCTTCGCAGATCATCTTAACATTGAAGATGATGTAATAGCAATGGCACAATCGGGAATTGCGAACGATCTAAAAAAAGGAAAAGCATATTTTGGCTCTCCAGCAATAGAAGCTCGCGAATCAATGAAACTCAATGCGATAATCAAAAACCTTCCTGCATTAAGAATTCAAGTCATGGAACTTCAAAAAAAAGTTGATGAGCTTACAAAGAAATTAGATGAGCAGACGGGTAAATAA
- a CDS encoding OmpH family outer membrane protein yields the protein MKKIIVIAALICFGSIGFGQTKVGFVNSEAIMKELPEAQDAQQKLDNLVRDWQAELKKIEDDWKKKYVEYERNKLIMSDQTRSDKEKELIELENKISQFREQKFGQNGELFQKQEEFMKPIQNKIFNAIKIVAEEEEYDFIFDKSGEILLLYTNEKHDLTNLVLEVIK from the coding sequence ATGAAAAAAATAATCGTAATTGCAGCATTAATTTGTTTCGGCTCTATTGGATTTGGCCAAACTAAGGTCGGATTCGTTAATTCCGAAGCGATAATGAAAGAACTTCCCGAAGCTCAAGATGCACAGCAAAAACTTGATAATCTCGTCCGCGATTGGCAGGCTGAGCTCAAAAAGATCGAGGACGATTGGAAGAAAAAGTACGTTGAATACGAGAGAAATAAACTCATCATGAGTGATCAAACGAGATCCGACAAAGAAAAAGAATTGATAGAGCTTGAAAACAAAATTTCGCAGTTCCGGGAACAGAAATTTGGTCAGAATGGGGAACTCTTTCAAAAACAAGAAGAATTCATGAAACCGATACAGAATAAAATCTTTAATGCTATTAAAATTGTTGCTGAGGAAGAAGAATATGATTTTATTTTCGATAAAAGCGGCGAGATCCTTCTTCTTTATACAAATGAGAAACACGATTTAACCAATTTAGTATTAGAGGTGATCAAATAA